TAGGAGTCTCAATAGTAGACATcagttgaagttgttgtCCTCGGTTCCAGTCACACTTGAAGATCTCAAGCTTTTCAGAGAATTCTGGGCCAGATTCCTTACTGAAATATATAAGAAAAGGGAacagaagttgaataatGATCTCAAATCCATCCTCTCTTACTGGGATCGAGCAGTCAACAGTATATAGACACCCCTTCCTAGCGCTTTGGATATTTAATCGATGAATTATTGTTgcctcttctctttctctttctgcttaGTAGGTATTGGAATGTACTCATCGTAGGAGTCTTGTCCTCGTTTCGTCTCTCTGTCTCTTGTTTTATCTCCATTTTGGCCATCTTTCGCCGATTAGAAGAAGTAGCCACTCTAGTATATGATGCATCCGAGTTCACATGAGATGAAAATGCACCACCAGAAAGTACACTCCACTGCGGATCAAACTCTCTATTAAAGAGCGTATTTAATGAGTTGTGAGAGtagtcttcttcattctctttataATTCTCTATTGTTCGCTGTCTGATCTGACTAGCAGTACTACTTAACGACTTTCTTAATCCACTGTTCCTCAAAAGCACGGAATTCACTACCTCATGGTTGTATATCTCATCCTCTGTTAGTTCATGGTTACTCTCTAGTCCCATAACCGTCGAAGAATTGTGAATCTGGTTAATCAAAAGTTTCATTATGATTTGGTTTTTATTGTCGATCTCGGCctgattcttcatcaaaatcataCTTTGTagaagtgaaaagtcaGCAAATTTGTGCATCAGTTGTTCCATTATTGGAAGCTTATCGTCATTTGATGTCAATTCGTGTAGTCTCACTGAGAAATGGAATTCTTTGAACCTTATTTCCAACAGTTGTTCCTTCACCAAGGATATGAACAAAGATTCGCTCGATATCGCTTCTTGTATAGCAAAAAACTGTCCGAGAACTTGATCAACAGTATCTTTATCCGTACTTAATATGTTGTTCAAAGCAAGCATCTGCTTAAAGTCCTCTCTCTCCTTACAAACATGAAGATAAATACGGTCCTTAGTGTTTGTTACCACTATCTGGAATAGAGGATCTTTGGAAACCTTGATACCCACAATGTACTCAGAACCATCAAGCCCATGAATTTTACGATACCTGGCGGGAATCTTCCAGTTGCTTTGGTACGACATGTCACGCAGTTCGGATGATTGGAATAACTTCAGGAATTTGTACATACTAAAGCTTTTTTCGTTGTAGTTTATAGTGCGAATTTGATATGTAACGACAAGCTATATGTTGTggtgttttctttctcttatcTCTAATGAGCTCTATTGGAATATTCAGAGCAAGATGTTACTTTCTGAATGAAGCGTTTGCTTATATATTCATGTAAAGTGTTCATTTGGTGTTCAATCGTTCTAAATTACCTTTGACTCAATGTCTATTTTTAAATCCTTGATTTTACTATGTCTTATTAAATATTTGAAGGGTACTGATAAAATAAGCAAACACGCAACAAACCTACAAACATTGAAAAGCTGAGTACTGTACTTTCCAGTCAATAAAAAGATACATTGGAAGATAATAATTGGTAATTGATTTGTTAGCGGTGCTCTAATCAGATTGGCTTACTTTCCAGGATAAttcaatatatatatacgCCAAACTATTACAGACAACTGAGACAATTGTTTACGCAGGAGGTGACCAATTTAATATTATAATTTCAAAAGCTCTCCTTCGGGTGTCTCCTATCTATAGTAAAGCATATTAAATACTTCCCAAAAGGGATAATCCCTTCCGCGAGGCACTGTCGAAAACACATCTCGTTACCTGCCCATACCGTTAACTCACCTGCATTAACTTACCTGCATTAACAAACCCATGATCTAATAAAGTTTGAAAACtaaatgcttcttctcataaGAAAGCAGAATATATGTCTTACCTACCCATACGATCATTGCTTAGACATAACAGTAATAGATTTTTTTGGCGTGTGGTGGTGCCTTTACTTTCTTATGCATAGCTCTTGCTTCATCTGTTAAATTCCCTAGTATTATCGGGTTTGTAGTTGTGACACCAGCACTAATTGCTTATCCCATCAAGGACTGAATCTCTAGCTCGCTAAAGTGTTACTCTCAGCCGCGcataaaatttttcagatttggaagattgGATTTTCACTTGGACTCTTCATCCTTTTGTTCATCATTACTTAACCAAAACTATGATTAGAAGACAtgcaagagaaagaaaagaatactTGTATAGAAAAGCTGAGCAGCTCAAAGAACAGTCtcagatagagaaaagacaCCAGCTTGCGCAAGCCTTGGCTACAGGTAAGAATCTACCTAAAGAGATAGCAGACGATGAAAAATTGCAAAAAGATTTCTTATATGATGAATCGATCCAAAAGACCAACGAAGAGCTCGACGATGAATATTCGAGCCTGAGTGGTTTGGTGGAGCCTAAAGTGGTTATTACTACATCCAGAAGTCCATCTTCGAGATTATCTCAGTTTACTAAGGAGGTGAAATTGATGTTTCCTAACTCGATCAGGATTAACAGAGGTAACTATGTTATGCCGGCTCTAGTTGAAACGTGCAAAAAATCAGGTATTACAGATATCGTGGTGGTTCATGAACACAGAGGTGTGCCATCCACCATGACTATCAGTCATCTGCCTCATGGACCTACAGCTACATTTACTTTACACAACGTTGTGCTCAGGCACGATTTATACAATGTTGGTAATATAAGTGAGGCATATCCACATTTAATATTTGAGAACCTCACTACTAACTTGGGAAACAGGACCACAACGATATTGAAGCATCTTTTTCCGCCGGgagtgaagaaagagtctCCGAGGGTTTTATCCTTCATCAATAAAGATGACTTCATCAGTGTCAGACAACACATTTATGTGAGGACTCGTGACGATGCAGAACTTAGTGAAGTTGGACCGAGGTTCGAAATGAGACTCTTTGAGATTAAGCTAAGTACGTTGGACGATTCTGATGCAGATGTGGAATGGATGCTCAGAAGATTTGTCAGGACGGGAAATAGAAAGAACTATCTTAGCGAGAACTAGATTGTATAATAGGATAAAGCAATTAACTGATAATAATATGTGCGCTATaacaaaaaaggaaagaaagaaagaaacgtGAGGCGGATGGGGGTGGAAAGGGAAGGTagaatagaaagaaaagacaaaaaaCGAACGTAACAACGCAAAACAGGCAGCAAACTAAAGTCCAGAGATAGTGTAAATAATAATCAATGTAAAGAGAACAGTAGTGTTCAATTTGCAACCACACCGTGCAtactttcttcatcagatGATTTGTGATTATTCGATATTACCTTCTCGATGCTATGGTAACCGGGTCCTCTATTGGAAGATATAGAGGGGAAATGGGCAGCCAAGTTGGAGCTATCTGAATGAGCTAAATGGACTTTAGCAAGACCAgaactccttctttgaGAGCCAATAATCCTTTTAGAAGGATCAATTGGGGAAGAAAGCGGATCATTATCCATTTCTGAGTCAGAGGAGACATTATCCAAGTTGAAATGTCTACCAGAAGAGAATGCAGAAGGAAATCTTGCATTGGAGTTGCGCCTACCATTAGCAAATATGGGAGATCTTGAAGGACGTGACACAGTAGGAGATCTCTGAGGAGCTACGACAGAGTAACCACTAGAAGTAGCGACGGAACCAGCTCTAGCTAGGCGCTGATTGGACAAAGACATCGAGATAGAAGGCCTTCTTATTGGGAAAGTGGACTCTTGATCCTCTTGATTGATCATATCTGCGTAGGAGAAGAACGAGCTTGTCGATTTGTTTTGCCTCAAcagtggagaagaaggaaagtTCGGACGAGAAGATATATGTTGAGGAGATCCAGATGAAGGCTGTGGAGACTGTTGTGGAGATTGTAATTGAAGTTGCGATTGAAGTTGCGATGGAGtttgttgttgttgtgaCAGCTGCTGACCTTCctgagaagttgatatAGAAAGATGTGGAGGAGCagttaaagaagaaaccaacGAAGGTCTTCCCCCTCTCAGCTGCCTAGTCAAATTAGAATAATTCCGGGTAGGCTGAAATAGGGAAGAACGACTAGAGTTTCCATTAGAGAGCGCTGCTTTGAGACTCACAGAGGAAGgtcttctccttgaaagTCCCATCTCCAACTCCTCCAAAGTGACGTTATCGTCATTTTCGAAGCCAGTAATCAGTCCCGTAGCGGtgtccaaagaaggaggaacAAAATTCTCGGAGGAAAAATGCCTAGGAAAAGAACTTGGCATCGGTTGGGAGTCAATCATGGGATCTTGGACGAATCTCTCGAAGATCAGAGAGTCTTGCGTACCCATCTTGGAAGAGTTGAGACTGCTGGAACCTGCTGAAGATAGCGAAGACTGATCGATGTTGAAATCGTCAGAGGGAGACGATCTCTCGAGAGTACCATCGATGGCAGACATTGAggaagcagcagcatcagcagcagcagcagcagcagatgGAGGAGTTTGGCGACACTTGGAATCTGACAGCGATAGAGGCGAAGCCAGAGAAGGATCTGTATCAGAGCCTGATTGGGTGTGCTTCAATTTGGGGAATTCGAAAGAGCTCAACTTAGTTTTGGCAGGAAAATCCGTGCTCTCCTTATTAGAAGACGGTGATAACATGGCAATTATATAGGGGACAAAGATAATCTGAGAAAGAGTTAATTTATCatgaaaatggaaaatgtATGGACGACGAGGGGAACAGGACGAGTAACAGAAAACCAGATaagtgaagaaaatagTGTAAAGACAAAAAATAAGAGGGGGGgaccaaaaaaaaaccaGAACTAAAAAAAAGTATCAAGTACTAAACGAAGAAAGTATTAATAAATTGACGATAGTAAGAGGTAAAATTGACGATTGACGACTATCGATGATTGCCCGTATGCGGACCACACTTATTTGTCGAGGAGtcgaaaagaaaaatgggagatggatgaaaaagaaagaaagcagcGAAGGGCCTGAGGGATTGAGGACTGGGGGACTGGGGGACTGGGGGACAGAGGGACTGAGGGACTGAACGGGGGCCTAACGAACCGAAGGAACGTAAGGAACCCAAAGAACTCAATGAAACGTACAGAAAGCTTAAACTTTTGAATTAATCACTTAAAGAAATTCCTAATATACAAACAAACTTACACAAAATCCTCCTTACATAACCACTCAAGCCTAAGCTGAAGTGGAAGAAGTGTACTTAGTAACAGCCCTGGTACCTTCAGAGACAGCATGCTTAGCCAACTCACCAGGTAAGATCAATCTGACGGCGGTCTGGATCTCTCTGGCAGATATAGTAGACTTCTTATTGTAAGCAGCCAACTTAGAAGCTTCAGTAGCGATTCTCTCAAAGATATCGTTGACGAAAGAGTTCATGATAGACATGGCCCTTTGGGAAATACCGGTATCTGGATGGGtctgcttcaacaccttGTAGATGTAAGAAGACCATGTCTCCTTTCTGGTCTtagttctcttctttggctcAATAGTAGTCTTTTTAGCTGGAGCCTTTGAGGctggcttcttttctgctctAGGTGCCATTATGAATTGATAATATTATTATGTTGATAATGAAAGTAggaaacagaagaagaagaaaaaaaaggtcTTTGTCGTTTGTTCACGAGGAAGCATGCTCCTTTATATACGGCAGATAGTGTCATTAGGGATGTTTACGAAAAGGGGCAAGGCAAGTTAATTAATGAGGAAGGAAAATTTTCGCTGTTCGCGAAACCACATGGCGTATACAAAGTGCGAGAATTCCTGTTTTTCCTCGCCATTCGCGCCAAAACACCTTATTTCATGGGTAAGATGCCGTTCCAAATTTTAACACCTGACGAGTAAATATCAGCACGATACCTTACTGACCTTCATATTTTACCAATACTGTACTCCTATTGGTCAAAGCAACCCCGCAGACGTGCTGCAGCAATAACAAAGGCTTGCCCATTCCCGTTTGCAATTGTTGTATAAAAAGCCGAGAGTATCCTCTCCCCCCCCTAATCTTCTGTTCCATCCCATTTAAGTAAATTAATATTATCAATACAATGTCCggaggaaaaggaggaaaagcaGGAACTACAGAAAAAGCATCTACATCTAGATCTGCCAGAGCTGGATTAACTTTCCCAGTTGGTAGAGTTCATAGATTGTTGAGAAGAGGTAACTATGCCCAGAGAATTGGTTCT
The sequence above is a segment of the Brettanomyces nanus chromosome 4, complete sequence genome. Coding sequences within it:
- the HTB2_2 gene encoding Histone H2B produces the protein MAPRAEKKPASKAPAKKTTIEPKKRTKTRKETWSSYIYKVLKQTHPDTGISQRAMSIMNSFVNDIFERIATEASKLAAYNKKSTISAREIQTAVRLILPGELAKHAVSEGTRAVTKYTSSTSA
- a CDS encoding uncharacterized protein (EggNog:ENOG41), with the translated sequence MLSPSSNKESTDFPAKTKLSSFEFPKLKHTQSGSDTDPSLASPLSLSDSKCRQTPPSAAAAAADAAASSMSAIDGTLERSSPSDDFNIDQSSLSSAGSSSLNSSKMGTQDSLIFERFVQDPMIDSQPMPSSFPRHFSSENFVPPSLDTATGLITGFENDDNVTLEELEMGLSRRRPSSVSLKAALSNGNSSRSSLFQPTRNYSNLTRQLRGGRPSLVSSLTAPPHLSISTSQEGQQLSQQQQTPSQLQSQLQLQSPQQSPQPSSGSPQHISSRPNFPSSPLLRQNKSTSSFFSYADMINQEDQESTFPIRRPSISMSLSNQRLARAGSVATSSGYSVVAPQRSPTVSRPSRSPIFANGRRNSNARFPSAFSSGRHFNLDNVSSDSEMDNDPLSSPIDPSKRIIGSQRRSSGLAKVHLAHSDSSNLAAHFPSISSNRGPGYHSIEKVISNNHKSSDEESMHGVVAN
- the IMP4 gene encoding snoRNA-binding rRNA-processing protein imp4 (BUSCO:EOG093431WD), which codes for MIRRHARERKEYLYRKAEQLKEQSQIEKRHQLAQALATGKNLPKEIADDEKLQKDFLYDESIQKTNEELDDEYSSLSGLVEPKVVITTSRSPSSRLSQFTKEVKLMFPNSIRINRGNYVMPALVETCKKSGITDIVVVHEHRGVPSTMTISHLPHGPTATFTLHNVVLRHDLYNVGNISEAYPHLIFENLTTNLGNRTTTILKHLFPPGVKKESPRVLSFINKDDFISVRQHIYVRTRDDAELSEVGPRFEMRLFEIKLSTLDDSDADVEWMLRRFVRTGNRKNYLSEN